From a region of the Deltaproteobacteria bacterium genome:
- a CDS encoding RND transporter: MLVRACALAAAAAVAACSAPPAPVGPAAAGPRRITIVATTDLHGHVEAL; encoded by the coding sequence ATGCTCGTCCGCGCCTGCGCGCTCGCGGCCGCCGCGGCCGTGGCCGCGTGCTCGGCGCCGCCCGCTCCCGTCGGGCCGGCGGCCGCCGGCCCGCGCCGCATCACAATCGTCGCGACGACCGATTTACACGGCCACGTCGAGGCGCTG